In the Deinococcus ficus genome, one interval contains:
- a CDS encoding AI-2E family transporter produces MPHLTTSPASNAFLYVWRSPWVRALTFLLIGYLAWKLAGRITSVVMVFAVAFLIAYIANPLLTWLERGRVRRGLGVFFVLLVFVGIFTLAGALLVTVSAQFVQLIQKLPALIGNLGEVLDNLSGWLSARGVSGMENIREQAITSAQTYVQNLGENLVPILQDALSSTGTLVSSLLSIGGVVGQILLILLLSVYLMLDYSRVNTAMLQFFPRPWQPRVLELSDLTGTAVGGYVRGQLLIALFIGLVVWLGLSIVGIPSAAAIGFLAGAFNIVPYLGPIIGATPAMLLALTMPDPVLKIILVVVVFVAANQIESNFLSPYILSRTTDLHPVTVLLAILVGVALMGFTGALLAVPAVALGKLLLQRYYFPSRVYTEGPSGSPGGLALVSHTPAGTVPVVQEGAALPSTPLGPAPGDGAGVRQTDAERTAPSSST; encoded by the coding sequence GTGCCGCACCTGACGACCTCTCCTGCAAGCAACGCCTTTCTGTACGTCTGGCGCAGTCCTTGGGTGCGGGCCCTGACCTTCCTGCTGATCGGGTACCTCGCGTGGAAACTCGCGGGCCGGATCACCAGCGTGGTCATGGTGTTCGCCGTGGCGTTCCTGATCGCGTACATCGCCAATCCGCTGCTGACCTGGCTGGAGCGTGGCCGGGTGCGGCGAGGGCTGGGCGTGTTCTTCGTGCTGCTGGTGTTCGTGGGCATCTTTACCCTGGCCGGCGCGCTGCTGGTCACCGTCTCGGCGCAGTTCGTGCAGCTCATTCAGAAGCTGCCGGCCCTGATCGGCAACCTGGGCGAGGTGCTGGACAACCTGTCCGGGTGGCTCTCGGCGCGCGGCGTAAGCGGCATGGAGAACATCCGTGAGCAGGCCATCACGTCCGCGCAGACGTACGTGCAGAACCTGGGCGAGAACCTCGTGCCGATCCTGCAGGACGCCCTGAGCAGCACCGGCACGCTGGTGAGCAGCCTGCTGTCCATCGGCGGGGTGGTGGGACAGATCCTGCTGATCCTGCTGCTCAGCGTGTACCTGATGCTGGACTACAGCCGCGTGAACACCGCCATGCTGCAGTTCTTCCCGCGGCCCTGGCAGCCGCGCGTGCTGGAACTCAGCGACCTGACCGGCACCGCCGTGGGCGGGTACGTGCGCGGGCAGCTGCTGATCGCCCTGTTCATCGGGCTGGTCGTGTGGCTGGGCCTGAGCATCGTGGGTATTCCCAGCGCGGCCGCGATCGGGTTCCTGGCCGGGGCGTTCAACATCGTGCCGTACCTCGGGCCGATCATCGGCGCGACGCCCGCCATGCTGCTGGCGCTGACCATGCCGGACCCGGTCCTGAAGATCATCCTCGTGGTGGTGGTGTTCGTGGCCGCCAACCAGATCGAGAGCAACTTCCTCAGCCCGTACATCCTGTCCCGGACCACCGACCTGCACCCAGTCACGGTGCTGCTGGCGATCCTGGTGGGCGTGGCCCTGATGGGCTTTACCGGGGCGCTGCTGGCCGTGCCGGCGGTGGCGCTGGGCAAGCTGCTGCTGCAGCGCTACTACTTCCCCAGCCGCGTGTACACCGAGGGGCCCTCCGGCAGTCCGGGGGGGCTGGCGCTGGTGTCGCACACCCCGGCCGGGACAGTCCCCGTGGTGCAGGAGGGGGCCGCGCTGCCCTCCACACCGCTCGGGCCGGCCCCGGGGGACGGAGCGGGGGTGCGTCAGACGGACGCGGAGCGCACGGCGCCCAGCAGTTCCACCTGA
- a CDS encoding ABC transporter permease: MNDLLTPLLTTAFLVTFVRSVVPLLLTGLGGLFSERSGVVNIALEGLIIFGALAGAVSTKLLEPTFGAASPWLGWLAGMLVGGLVAWVHALVSIKYRADQVISGTAINLLANGVPAVLLTALYGSSTDSPKVEHPLPLWGVGDLKFSPPVYFSVLAVILAWYVMYRTPYGLRLRATGEHPHAAASMGVNVRRMRYSAVVMSGVLAGTAGVFLSIGNLDSYVRNISAGMGFISLAALIFGQWKPLGVLGATLLFGFLQALSIAWGGRNLIPDPLLTAMPYLITMVALVFTGRSAAPKAVGQPYDG, encoded by the coding sequence ATGAACGACCTCCTTACGCCCCTGCTCACCACCGCGTTTCTCGTCACGTTCGTCCGCAGCGTCGTTCCGCTGCTGCTGACCGGCCTGGGCGGCCTGTTCAGCGAGCGCAGCGGCGTGGTGAACATCGCCCTGGAAGGCCTGATCATCTTCGGCGCGCTGGCCGGCGCGGTGTCCACCAAACTGCTCGAACCGACCTTCGGGGCCGCCTCGCCGTGGCTGGGCTGGCTGGCCGGGATGCTGGTCGGCGGGCTGGTCGCCTGGGTGCACGCGCTTGTCAGCATCAAGTACCGCGCCGATCAGGTGATCAGCGGCACCGCCATCAACCTGCTCGCCAACGGCGTGCCGGCCGTGCTGCTCACCGCGCTGTACGGCAGCAGCACCGACAGCCCCAAGGTGGAGCACCCGCTGCCGCTGTGGGGCGTGGGGGACCTGAAGTTCTCCCCGCCGGTGTACTTCTCGGTGCTGGCCGTGATTCTCGCGTGGTACGTGATGTACCGCACCCCGTACGGCCTGCGCCTGCGCGCCACCGGCGAGCACCCGCACGCGGCGGCCAGCATGGGCGTGAACGTCCGGCGCATGCGGTACTCGGCCGTGGTGATGTCCGGCGTGCTGGCCGGCACCGCCGGGGTGTTCCTGAGCATCGGGAACCTGGATTCCTACGTGCGCAACATCAGCGCCGGGATGGGCTTCATCTCGCTGGCGGCCCTGATCTTCGGGCAGTGGAAGCCGCTGGGCGTGCTGGGCGCCACGCTGCTGTTCGGGTTCCTGCAGGCCCTGAGCATCGCCTGGGGCGGCCGGAACCTGATTCCGGACCCCCTGCTGACCGCCATGCCGTACCTGATCACCATGGTCGCGCTGGTCTTCACGGGCCGCAGCGCCGCACCGAAGGCGGTCGGGCAGCCTTACGACGGCTGA
- the sodA gene encoding superoxide dismutase [Mn], with product MAYELPKLPYAYDALEPHIDARTMEIHHTKHHQAYVDNANKALEGSDMADLPVEELIQKLDQVPADKKGALRNNAGGHANHSLFWQVMGPNQGGQPSGELMDAITGAFGSFDAFKEKFEDAAKTRFGSGWAWLVVKNGALDVVSTANQDNPLMGEAVAGVSGTPILGVDVWEHAYYLNYQNRRPDYLKAFWNAVNWDEVSRRYSAAK from the coding sequence ATGGCCTACGAACTGCCCAAACTGCCCTACGCCTACGACGCCCTCGAACCTCACATCGACGCCCGCACCATGGAAATCCACCACACCAAGCACCACCAGGCCTACGTGGACAACGCCAACAAGGCCCTGGAAGGCAGCGACATGGCCGACCTGCCGGTCGAGGAACTCATCCAAAAGCTCGACCAGGTGCCCGCCGACAAGAAGGGCGCCCTGCGCAACAACGCGGGCGGCCACGCCAACCACAGCCTGTTCTGGCAGGTCATGGGCCCCAACCAGGGCGGCCAGCCCAGCGGCGAACTGATGGACGCCATCACAGGCGCCTTCGGGTCCTTCGACGCCTTCAAGGAGAAGTTCGAGGACGCCGCCAAGACCCGCTTCGGCAGCGGCTGGGCGTGGCTGGTCGTGAAAAACGGCGCCCTGGACGTCGTGAGCACCGCCAACCAGGACAACCCCCTGATGGGCGAGGCGGTCGCCGGCGTGAGCGGCACCCCGATCCTTGGCGTGGACGTGTGGGAGCACGCCTATTACCTGAACTATCAGAACCGCCGCCCCGACTACCTCAAGGCCTTCTGGAACGCCGTGAACTGGGACGAGGTCAGCCGCCGCTACAGCGCTGCAAAGTAA
- a CDS encoding helix-turn-helix domain-containing protein, with amino-acid sequence MSFGAALKQAREAQGVTLHDVAQKTKIRLDYLRALEEGNVAALPERTFARSYLQRYARELGVDPAPLLSDFDRSMPQAADFGPASRQPTSNPGARVAAPAPAAHRGLNPLWLVAGVLLLGGAIYGVNTLMNRPQTAATPVTEPAPVTETPTPEETPAPQSVNLSVSSVPAGARVYLDNRELGVTPLQSFPVDARATAELRVELSGRAPLRTGIALTRGRNLRVNLATSGQGASTITDLARPAATAVTPPAATPAGTPAASEPATPAAPRSPVSVTFSGAAWTRVTDASGRVLYEGTPPAGSAKGFPAGVLIRTGNAGAVKVSVNGGPATPMGAAGQVLSRRY; translated from the coding sequence ATGAGTTTCGGTGCTGCCCTGAAACAGGCGCGTGAGGCGCAGGGCGTGACGCTGCACGACGTCGCCCAGAAGACCAAGATCCGACTGGATTACCTGCGTGCCCTGGAAGAAGGCAACGTGGCCGCCCTGCCCGAACGGACCTTTGCCCGCTCCTACCTGCAGCGCTACGCCCGAGAACTCGGCGTGGACCCCGCGCCCCTGCTCAGCGATTTCGACCGGAGCATGCCCCAGGCCGCCGACTTCGGCCCGGCCTCCCGCCAGCCCACCAGCAACCCCGGCGCGCGGGTGGCCGCGCCCGCCCCTGCCGCCCACCGGGGCCTGAACCCGCTGTGGCTGGTGGCCGGGGTGCTGCTGCTGGGCGGCGCCATCTACGGCGTGAACACCCTGATGAACCGCCCGCAGACTGCGGCCACGCCCGTCACCGAGCCCGCCCCGGTCACCGAGACCCCCACGCCGGAGGAGACGCCTGCCCCGCAGTCCGTGAACCTCAGCGTGAGCAGCGTGCCCGCCGGCGCGCGGGTGTACCTGGACAACCGCGAGTTGGGTGTCACGCCGCTGCAGTCCTTCCCGGTGGACGCCCGCGCCACCGCGGAGCTGCGCGTCGAACTGAGCGGCCGCGCGCCCCTGCGCACCGGCATCGCGCTCACCCGCGGCCGGAACCTGCGCGTGAACCTCGCCACCAGCGGCCAGGGCGCCAGCACGATCACGGACCTGGCACGGCCGGCGGCCACCGCGGTCACGCCGCCGGCAGCCACGCCAGCGGGCACCCCTGCCGCCTCGGAGCCGGCCACGCCCGCTGCCCCGCGCTCACCCGTCAGCGTGACCTTCAGCGGCGCGGCCTGGACGCGGGTCACGGACGCCTCCGGCCGCGTGCTGTACGAGGGCACGCCGCCCGCCGGAAGCGCCAAGGGGTTCCCGGCGGGCGTGCTGATCCGCACCGGGAACGCCGGCGCGGTGAAGGTCAGCGTGAACGGCGGTCCGGCCACGCCCATGGGGGCGGCCGGGCAGGTCCTGTCCAGACGATACTGA
- a CDS encoding chlorite dismutase family protein, with amino-acid sequence MVDMDPSGQVTQREPDRANRQYLNYAFYKLDPAFRRLPHAEREEMKAEFAAAAQAWVDEAPAPRGIIQRTYSLVGVRADVDFMIWRMAFDVNDFQEAQARLNRTRLMGYLTQPRHYISMNKRSQYVNSIEGSGHGLELLPGQGKYLFIYPFVKTRAWYDLTPLTRQGMMDEHIYASGPFKGVRINTSYSYGIDDQEFVVAFDSDYPQEFVDLVHRLRYTEASNYTLSDTPMFTCIKKDLTGVLNDLA; translated from the coding sequence ATGGTGGACATGGACCCCAGCGGGCAGGTCACGCAGCGTGAGCCGGACCGCGCCAACCGCCAGTACCTGAACTACGCCTTCTACAAGCTGGACCCCGCCTTCCGCCGCCTGCCGCATGCCGAGCGCGAGGAGATGAAGGCCGAGTTCGCCGCCGCCGCGCAGGCCTGGGTGGACGAGGCGCCCGCGCCCAGGGGCATCATCCAGCGCACGTACAGCCTGGTGGGCGTGCGGGCCGACGTGGACTTCATGATCTGGCGCATGGCCTTCGACGTGAACGACTTCCAGGAGGCGCAGGCCCGCCTGAACCGCACGCGGCTGATGGGCTACCTCACGCAGCCCCGGCACTACATCAGCATGAACAAGCGCAGCCAGTACGTGAACTCCATCGAGGGCAGCGGGCACGGCCTGGAACTGCTGCCCGGGCAGGGCAAGTACCTGTTCATCTACCCCTTCGTGAAAACGCGCGCCTGGTACGACCTGACTCCCCTGACCCGCCAGGGCATGATGGACGAGCACATCTACGCCTCCGGGCCCTTCAAGGGCGTGCGCATCAACACCAGTTACTCCTACGGCATCGACGACCAGGAGTTCGTGGTGGCCTTCGACAGCGACTACCCGCAGGAGTTCGTGGACCTCGTGCACCGCCTGCGCTACACCGAGGCGAGCAACTACACCCTGAGCGACACGCCCATGTTCACCTGCATCAAGAAAGACCTGACGGGCGTCCTGAACGACCTCGCCTGA
- a CDS encoding VOC family protein, translating to MLKHASFLTRDLDAVLHFYAALGAQVEKALTTPEGYRRAVLRLGEGALQFFQIPGEAPAPHPHWAEHLAVHVAPRDLGTLLNELRAAGVPVTRDLQLSPGGRDMAFVLDPDGRQVELLGAVRSASV from the coding sequence ATGCTCAAGCATGCCTCCTTCCTGACCCGCGACCTGGACGCCGTCCTGCACTTCTACGCCGCGCTGGGCGCGCAGGTGGAGAAGGCGCTCACCACCCCGGAAGGCTACCGCCGGGCGGTGCTGCGCCTGGGCGAGGGCGCGCTGCAGTTCTTCCAGATTCCCGGCGAGGCGCCCGCCCCCCACCCGCACTGGGCCGAGCATCTGGCCGTGCACGTGGCCCCCCGGGACCTGGGCACGCTGCTGAATGAACTGCGGGCCGCGGGCGTGCCCGTGACCCGCGACCTGCAACTCAGCCCCGGCGGGCGGGACATGGCCTTCGTGCTCGACCCGGACGGCCGTCAGGTGGAACTGCTGGGCGCCGTGCGCTCCGCGTCCGTCTGA
- a CDS encoding ABC transporter permease → MTHDPDPRPSPTAAVIARIASGAGLLGMLLFPLAALGRGFDADAVLLHLSGSLLTLGAAAPERLPETGTVLALGWVALALLAATLFGAVQRTRWFWITGLLAALAAFADVLLLNSALGAEVARVANDAALRPGAKRQLRNFYGGGGMNLGLLLPILGGLISAGAGLSARRAWHDRFNRVRGLLVPATAITLAILVGAIVVLVVQPAVNLSGKPLGLWGGWLAKSDLVYFVYSTLFAPVTRFNSLLDSLKLATPLIFTGLSVAFAFRTGLFNIGAPGQLTIGAIFAMLVGVYGPAGLGWLLLPLSIVAAGLGGALWGAIPGLLKARFGSSEVINTIMLNYIASAIFVTMLGSTKIFGVQLIGAALLALAAIPLVNLLLRRLPNLNPVAKAPLFAVAYLLAARALYSLLTAALPTQVFTNTIRVDGYEAKSQELQETSRLPTMIDLLNVGTADTVKISLGLLFALAAYLLVRTFLKAGNRNLIALAAALVAGAVTWRIGVPVVTPGNTFNASFLIALAGVILFGTLMWRTSTGYALRAVGLSPKAAEYGGISVAKNTVLAMTVAGMFAGLAGTHYVNGGAMDEYALRGNTPVNVGFDGIAVALMGQNTPAGVVASALLFGTIDTGGVDVDQKLDGVSKDIVTVLKALVVLFIAAGGFLSRRIIDPPPAALTGGNTAPPAAVEVTSAVPAPSQTPTPQVAPGEYRTPEAQTPDQKKEDQA, encoded by the coding sequence GTGACTCACGACCCTGACCCTCGCCCTTCCCCCACAGCGGCAGTGATAGCCCGGATCGCCAGCGGCGCCGGGCTGCTCGGCATGCTGCTGTTTCCCCTGGCCGCGCTGGGCCGCGGCTTCGACGCGGACGCCGTCCTGCTGCACCTGTCCGGCAGCCTGCTGACCCTGGGGGCGGCCGCGCCCGAACGCCTGCCCGAAACCGGCACGGTCCTGGCGCTCGGCTGGGTCGCCCTGGCGCTGCTGGCCGCCACGCTGTTCGGCGCGGTGCAGCGCACCCGCTGGTTCTGGATCACCGGTCTGCTCGCCGCCCTGGCGGCCTTCGCGGACGTGCTGCTGCTGAACTCCGCCCTGGGGGCCGAGGTGGCCCGCGTGGCGAACGACGCCGCGCTGCGCCCCGGCGCCAAGCGCCAGCTGCGCAACTTCTACGGCGGGGGCGGCATGAACCTGGGGCTGCTGCTGCCCATCCTGGGCGGCCTGATCAGCGCCGGGGCGGGCCTCAGTGCCCGCCGCGCCTGGCATGACCGCTTCAACCGCGTACGCGGCCTGCTCGTGCCGGCCACCGCGATCACCCTGGCGATCCTGGTGGGGGCGATCGTGGTGCTGGTCGTGCAGCCGGCCGTGAACCTCAGCGGCAAGCCGCTGGGCCTGTGGGGCGGCTGGCTGGCCAAGAGCGACCTGGTGTACTTCGTGTACTCCACGCTGTTCGCGCCGGTCACCCGCTTCAACTCCCTGCTGGACAGCCTGAAGCTGGCCACACCCCTGATCTTCACCGGTCTGAGCGTGGCGTTCGCGTTCCGCACGGGCCTGTTCAACATCGGCGCGCCGGGGCAGCTGACCATCGGCGCGATCTTCGCCATGCTGGTCGGCGTGTACGGCCCGGCCGGGCTGGGCTGGCTGCTGCTGCCGCTGTCCATCGTGGCCGCCGGTCTGGGCGGAGCGCTGTGGGGCGCCATTCCGGGCCTGCTCAAGGCGCGGTTCGGATCCAGCGAGGTCATCAACACGATCATGCTGAACTACATCGCCTCGGCGATCTTCGTGACCATGCTGGGCAGCACCAAGATCTTCGGCGTGCAGCTGATCGGCGCGGCGCTGCTGGCCCTGGCTGCCATTCCCCTCGTGAACCTGCTGCTCCGGCGCCTGCCGAACCTCAACCCGGTCGCCAAGGCGCCCCTCTTCGCGGTGGCGTACCTGCTGGCCGCCCGCGCGCTGTACAGCCTGCTCACCGCCGCGCTGCCCACCCAGGTGTTCACGAACACCATCCGCGTGGACGGCTACGAGGCCAAAAGCCAGGAACTGCAGGAAACCTCCCGCCTGCCCACCATGATCGACCTGCTGAACGTCGGCACGGCCGACACCGTGAAGATCAGCCTGGGCCTGCTGTTCGCCCTGGCCGCGTACCTGCTGGTCCGCACCTTCCTGAAGGCCGGGAACCGCAACCTGATCGCCCTGGCCGCCGCGCTGGTGGCGGGCGCGGTCACCTGGCGTATCGGCGTGCCGGTCGTCACGCCCGGCAACACCTTCAACGCTTCGTTCCTGATCGCCCTGGCCGGCGTAATCCTGTTCGGCACGCTGATGTGGCGCACCTCCACCGGGTACGCGCTGCGCGCCGTGGGCCTGTCCCCGAAAGCCGCGGAGTACGGCGGCATCAGCGTCGCCAAGAACACCGTCCTCGCCATGACCGTCGCCGGGATGTTCGCCGGTCTGGCCGGCACGCACTACGTGAACGGCGGCGCCATGGACGAGTACGCCCTGCGCGGCAACACCCCCGTGAATGTCGGCTTCGACGGCATCGCGGTCGCCCTGATGGGCCAGAACACGCCCGCGGGCGTGGTCGCCTCCGCGCTGCTGTTCGGCACCATCGACACCGGCGGTGTGGACGTGGACCAGAAACTCGACGGCGTCAGCAAGGACATCGTGACCGTGCTCAAGGCGCTGGTCGTGCTGTTCATCGCCGCCGGGGGCTTCCTCAGCCGCCGCATCATCGACCCGCCGCCCGCGGCCCTGACGGGCGGGAACACCGCCCCGCCCGCCGCGGTGGAGGTCACGTCGGCCGTGCCCGCCCCCAGCCAGACGCCCACGCCGCAGGTCGCGCCGGGCGAGTACCGCACCCCCGAAGCCCAGACGCCTGACCAGAAGAAGGAGGACCAGGCATGA
- the ndk gene encoding nucleoside-diphosphate kinase translates to MERTFAMIKPDGVRRGLTPEILARIAKKGYRVVGLKQMVIARETAESHYGEHKERPFFGELVDFITGGPVVAIALEGENAIAGWRAMMGATNPANAAPGTIRADFATTTGENVTHGSDSPESAERELALFFKDGELL, encoded by the coding sequence ATGGAACGCACCTTTGCCATGATCAAGCCCGACGGCGTGCGCCGCGGTCTCACCCCCGAAATTCTCGCCCGCATCGCCAAGAAGGGCTACCGCGTGGTCGGCCTCAAGCAGATGGTCATCGCCCGCGAAACCGCCGAGAGCCACTACGGTGAGCACAAGGAGCGTCCCTTCTTCGGCGAGCTGGTGGACTTCATCACGGGCGGGCCCGTGGTCGCCATCGCTCTGGAAGGCGAGAACGCCATCGCCGGCTGGCGCGCCATGATGGGCGCCACCAACCCCGCCAACGCCGCCCCCGGCACCATCCGCGCCGACTTCGCCACGACCACCGGCGAGAACGTCACGCACGGCAGCGACAGCCCCGAAAGCGCCGAGCGTGAACTGGCCCTGTTCTTCAAGGACGGCGAACTGCTCTAA